Proteins found in one Saccharopolyspora phatthalungensis genomic segment:
- a CDS encoding MFS transporter produces the protein MSSPFTTPVSKSPSARSARAAAFASVAGWSFDLFDLFLLLYVAGPVGKMIFPATSPTLSIAAVFGSFAVSIVMRPAGAAIFGELADRKGRKNIMVFVMAGVGISTAAMGLVPTYAAIGAASPIIFLALRIIQGLFVGGVTATTHTLGTESIGARWRGLMSGLIGGGGAGIGAALASLDYIVINRFFPGAAFGEWGWRVLFFTGLLGAALSLFVLRNVEESPMWQSGGSAGSAKRVPFRELIAGPRRKVFAINVAVAAGAGAQYYLTSGFMPTLLGEVVPVEPAARGAILLASSLIVVIAAVAAGELSEHIGRRRTMLAIGCLNVIALPAVLWAIAATGADGVSLIALLCMLLAFLANAAYAPVMIFLNERYPTALRSRGTAVCWNVGFMLGGLTPTFVNLLSPELSDVPSRLMVFLVVACLVFVVAALASPETRGALDRRDCAAAPVPTDRTTTVEADG, from the coding sequence ATGAGCAGTCCGTTTACTACACCTGTTTCCAAGTCACCTTCGGCCCGGTCGGCGCGGGCCGCGGCCTTCGCCTCCGTCGCGGGGTGGTCGTTCGATCTTTTCGACCTGTTCCTGCTGCTGTACGTGGCCGGCCCGGTCGGCAAGATGATCTTCCCGGCGACCAGCCCGACGTTGAGCATCGCGGCGGTTTTCGGGTCGTTCGCGGTCAGCATCGTCATGCGGCCGGCGGGTGCGGCGATCTTCGGTGAACTCGCGGACCGCAAGGGACGCAAGAACATCATGGTGTTCGTGATGGCCGGGGTCGGCATCTCCACCGCCGCGATGGGCCTGGTCCCCACTTATGCCGCGATCGGTGCGGCATCGCCCATTATCTTCCTGGCTCTCCGGATCATTCAGGGCTTGTTCGTCGGCGGCGTCACCGCGACGACGCACACGCTGGGCACCGAGAGCATCGGGGCTCGCTGGCGCGGCCTGATGAGCGGGTTGATCGGTGGTGGGGGCGCTGGTATCGGTGCGGCGCTGGCCAGTCTCGACTACATCGTCATCAACCGGTTCTTCCCCGGCGCCGCGTTCGGCGAGTGGGGCTGGCGGGTGCTGTTCTTCACCGGCCTGCTGGGCGCGGCGCTGAGCCTGTTCGTGCTGCGCAACGTCGAGGAATCGCCGATGTGGCAGTCCGGCGGGAGCGCCGGATCGGCCAAGCGCGTGCCGTTCCGCGAGCTGATCGCGGGGCCGCGGCGGAAAGTCTTCGCGATCAACGTCGCGGTCGCGGCGGGCGCCGGAGCGCAGTACTACCTGACGTCGGGCTTCATGCCTACGCTGCTCGGCGAGGTCGTGCCCGTCGAACCGGCCGCGCGTGGCGCGATCCTGTTGGCGTCGAGCCTGATCGTGGTCATCGCGGCCGTCGCCGCGGGGGAACTCAGCGAACACATCGGGCGGCGCCGCACCATGCTGGCGATCGGCTGTCTCAACGTGATCGCGTTGCCGGCGGTGTTGTGGGCGATCGCAGCTACCGGCGCGGATGGCGTGTCGCTGATCGCGTTGCTGTGCATGCTTTTGGCCTTCCTCGCAAACGCGGCGTACGCACCGGTGATGATCTTCCTCAACGAGCGGTACCCGACCGCGCTGCGTTCCCGGGGCACGGCCGTGTGCTGGAACGTGGGTTTCATGCTCGGCGGGCTCACGCCGACCTTCGTCAACCTGCTCAGCCCAGAGCTGAGCGACGTCCCATCCCGGCTGATGGTGTTCCTCGTCGTGGCTTGCCTCGTGTTCGTCGTCGCCGCGCTGGCGAGCCCGGAAACGCGCGGCGCGTTGGACCGACGGGA